A region of Labeo rohita strain BAU-BD-2019 chromosome 2, IGBB_LRoh.1.0, whole genome shotgun sequence DNA encodes the following proteins:
- the wdr47a gene encoding WD repeat-containing protein 47, whose amino-acid sequence MTAEEIINVKEVEIIKVMLDFLNSRKLHISMLALEKESGVINGLYSDDMLFLRQLILDGQWDEVLQFIQPLECLDKFDRKRFRYIVLKQKFLEALCVNNAMSAEDEPQHLELTMQEAVKCLHALEEFCPSKDDYSKLCLLLTLPRLTNHAEFKDWNPSTARVQCFEEACGMVAEFIPADRKLSEAGFRASSNRLFQLLIKGLLYECCVEFCQSKATGEEITESEILLGIDMLCGNGCDDLDLSLLSWLQNLSPSVFSCAFEQKMLNIHVDRLVKPAKATYADLLTPLISKLSPYPASPLRRPQSADTYMSRSLNPALDGLSYGLSGQEKRAAGTDGGKTSPMSHSFANFQHLNRSVMMENSGCHSIFEESPESSRTETPSDKMMSSPGPQNSRPVSAPGQDAPAPGSAEKNELRDSTDQFQEFYRQRLRVQQHLEQKQQQRELYQQMLREGGVQQHEAPPTAKHNLTEAFLTRSIQRLEELNVGMDDLGEEVQALSQQCNGGSNDDSVARDAPATPQTQDVCGGTSDVVTSTPQRSAGQAAFPPPSQSPVLPQSAQRDKTGQNDSTLTCSKAPEKDKSKAKFVMVNTLEDTQAVRAVAFHPTGALYAVGSNSKMLRVCAYPDTLDTSGSGTSKPPVIRFKRNKHHKGSIYCVAWSPCGQLLATGSNDKYVKVLPFNPETCNATGPDLEFSMHDGTIRDLAFMEGPESGGAILISAGAGDCNIYTTDCQRGQGLHALSGHTGHILSLYTWGGWMIASGSQDKTVRFWDLRVPSCVRVVGTAFHGAGSPVASVAVDPSGRLLATGQEDSSCMLYDIRGGRMVQTYRPHSSDVRSVRFSPGAHYLLTGSYDTKVIVTDLQGDLTKQLPLTVAGEHADKVIQCRWHTHQLSFLSSSADRTVTLWTQAT is encoded by the exons ATGACGGCTGAGGAGATCATAAATGTGAAGGAAGTGGAGATCATCAAAGTGATGCTGGACTTCCTGAACTCACGCAAGCTGCACATTAGCATGCTAGCCCTGGAGAAGGAGAGCGGGGTCATCAACGGCCTGTACTCAGATGACATGCTCTTCCTTAG GCAGCTGATTCTGGATGGACAGTGGGATGAAGTGTTACAGTTTATTCAGCCTCTTGAGTGTCTGGATAAATTTGACAGGAAACG GTTCCGTTACATTGTTTTGAAACAGAAGTTTCTGGAAGCTTTGTGCGTGAACAACGCCATGTCTGCTGAGGATGAGCCACAACAT TTGGAGCTGACCATGCAGGAGGCTGTGAAGTGTCTCCATGCTCTGGAAGAGTTTTGTCCATCAAAAGATGACTACAGCAAGCTCTGCCTTCTCCTGACGCTGCCCCGCCTCACCAACCATGCCGAGTTCAAAGACTGGAATCCGAGTACAGCACGTGTTCAGTGTTTTGAGGAGGCCTGTGGCATGGTAGCGGAGTTCATTCCCGCTGACCGAAAGCTGAGCGAGGCGGGGTTCCGCGCCAGCTCCAACCGTCTATTCCAGCTTCTCATTAAAGGCCTTCTGTACGAATGCTGTGTCGAATTCTGCCAGAGCAAAGCCACCGGAGAGGAGATCACAGAGAGTGAGATTCTTCTGGGAATAGACATGTTGTGCGGGAACGGATGCGATGATCTCGACCTGAGCTTGCTTTCTTGGCTGCAGAACCTGTCACCCAGCGTCTTTTCTTGTGCATTTGAGCAGAAGATGCTTAATATCCATGTCGATCGGCTTGTTAAACCCGCCAAGGCCACTTACGCAGACCTCCTCACTCCACTCATCAGCAAGCTCTCCCCATATCCTGCTTCCCCTCTTCGGCGCCCGCAGTCTGCGGATACATACATGTCACGCTCTCTGAACCCAGCGCTGGATGGCTTGTCCTACGGTCTCTCTGGCCAAGAGAAGAGAGCAGCGGGAACAGATGGAGGGAAAACTTCGCCCATGTCACACTCGTTCGCTAATTTTCAACACCTGAACCGCAGTGTGATGATGGAGAATTCAGGATGTCATAGCATCTTTGAGGAATCACCGGAAAG CTCCAGAACTGAAACTCCATCTGATAAAATGATGAGCTCACCTGGTCCTCAAAACTCTCGCCCAGTCTCTGCCCCAGGTCAGGATGCCCCAGCCCCTGGTTCTGCAGAGAAGAACGAG TTGCGGGACTCCACAGACCAGTTTCAAGAATTTTACCGGCAGCGTTTGCGTGTGCAGCAACATCTAGAACAGAAGCAGCAGCAGCGGGAACTCTACCAGCAGATGCTACGAGAGGGCGGAGTCCAGCAGCACGAGGCCCCGCCCACCGCCAAGCACAACCTCACAGAAGCCTTTCTTACCAG gTCTATTCAGAGACTGGAAGAGCTAAATGTGGGAATGGATGACTTAGGAGAAGAGGTGCAGGCTCTCTCTCAGCAGTGTAATGGGGGCAGTAACGATGACAGTGTAGCGAGAGACGCTCCAGCCACACCACAGACACAGGATGTGTGTGGAGGAACCAGCGATGTGGTAACCAGCACTCCTCAGAGGTCAGCAGGTCAAGCAGCCTTCCCTCCACCCAGCCAGTCTCCTGTTTTGCCCCAGAG TGCACAGAGAGACAAAACTGGACAGAATGACAGCACTTTGACCTGCTCTAAAGCTCCAGAG aagGATAAGTCTAAAGCCAAGTTTGTGATGGTCAACACCCTGGAGGATACGCAGGCGGTCCGGGCCGTGGCCTTCCACCCCACAGGGGCATTATACGCTGTCGGCTCCAATTCTAAAATGCTGCGCGTGTGTGCCTATCCTGACACACTGGACACAAG tgGTTCAGGCACAAGTAAACCTCCGGTAATCCGGTTCAAGAGGAACAAGCATCACAAAGGCTCCATATACTGTGTAGCCTGGAGCCCATGCGGACAGTTACTGGCCACTGGCTCCAATGACAAATATGTCAAAGTGTTGCCCTTTAACCCTGAAACCTGCAATGCTACAG GTCCAGATCTGGAGTTCAGTATGCATGATGGGACTATCAGAGATCTGGCATTTATGGAGGGTCCTGAGAGCGGAGGGGCCATTTTAATCAGTGCAGGAGCTGGAGACTGTAACATCTACACAACTGACTGCCAGAGAGGACAGGGCCTGCACGCGCTGAGCGGACACACAG GTCATATCCTGTCTCTGTACACATGGGGGGGCTGGATGATAGCGTCCGGCTCTCAGGATAAGACAGTGCGTTTCTGGGACCTGCGAGTTCCCAGCTGTGTGAGAGTGGTGGGGACGGCCTTCCATGGTGCAG GCAGCCCTGTGGCATCAGTAGCAGTGGACCCGAGTGGGCGTCTGTTGGCAACAGGGCAAGAAGACAGCTCCTGTATGCTGTATGACATCAGAGGCGGGCGCATGGTTCAGACATACCGACCTCACTCCAGCGATGTCCGATCGGTGCGATTCTCCCCCGGGGCTCATTACCTGCTCACGGGATCCTACGACACCAAGGTCATCGTCACTGACCTACAAG GTGACCTGACGAAGCAGCTGCCATTGACCGTAGCTGGAGAGCATGCTGATAAAGTGATCCAGTGCAGGTGGCACACACACCAGCTCTCTTTCCTGTCCTCCTCGGCCGACCGCACGGTCACTCTCTGGACACAGGCCACGTAG